CTCCGGCGAACCGCGCGCTTATAAAGGAGAAAATGAAGGCAGTAAGGGATATGTTTGCAAGTAAAGGATCTCAAATGTATTACCGCGTGTATCGCAGTGGATTTGGCACAAGGGGTGAATTTTATATGGTAGCCGTAGCGGCAAAGGACCAGCTTGATTACGCGCAAAAAGCCATGGCCAATGACGAGCTTATTGGGGAAGACGGAGGCAAAATCATGTGGGATTTATTCAATAATCTACTCAGTTACGAAGAATTCACGGGGCAAATGAGACCCGATATGGCCTATGCGCCTATGAATTAATTCAGCTAAACTCTCAACTAGCCAACCTATCAGAAAGACCCGGTTATTTTCGGGTCTTTCTACATTGTTCAGCTAAAGAAAAACTCCTAACTTTAGCATCAACCTTTTCAATTAAAACTATGTTACACAACAAATTCTGGCAAGCCCTGTTTGCGATAGGACCTATTGCCATGCTCTTCCTGGGTATGATCGCCTATTTTATTTTCCTTTTTTTCCTCTTTGGCAACATGGATGATCTCCACAGTAATCCAAACAATGTATCAGCTTCTATGATTTTAGGAAACCTGGGGGGTTCTTAATCTTTATTCTGATTGCCGTCCTGATTTCGTTTGGCAGCCTTGTGTTTTATATCGTTCACGCGGCCAACAATCCGAATCTCCGGGAGAATAATATGCTGCTGGTATGGATACTATTGTTCATATTCGCCAATGGCATAGGCCAGCTGATCTACTGGATCATTGAGATTGTTAATAAAAGGGGTAAGGATATTACCCCCGTCTGAGGCTTCTTTGCGCAATCACTCCGGAAAAGATAACTCGCTTATCTGAAGTGTTCCTATATCTAATTTCAATCGTCGAAGTTTAAAGTCGCCATTCTGGAGTTAGAAGCTTTTTGTACGCTCATAATCCATAATTCATTGCCGTATTTGGAACGGAAATCCGTCTTAATCTCTTCCAGGTCTTCATTATTGTCTTCATAATGAGCCAGGTAAACATAATTGAGGCCATTGATGGGATTAGTAAAATACCCGGCTTCAATTCCCTTTTTCTCGAGCTCTGCAAGGAACAATTCCAGATACTCCTGAGTTTCGAAGACATTGGCGATTACATAGTGACCTTCAGGTACGCCTACGAGGTTCTCCAATAAAATAGTTTCATCAACTTTTTGATTTGGGATCAGGGACATCTGACTTAGTCGTTTAAGGGAGTCGAGGTTTCTATCCATTTGCATTCTGACCGATTCGGTAAGTCTAACCGGACCGGAATTAGTGTCATTCTGCGCCACCAGGGCAGGCTTCTCATAACCCATCGCATCCTTCATCTCATCGAGCTCTCTTCTGGTATTTCGGACAGCCAATTCAAAACGACGTTCCATTTCCGAATTGATATGAGTTTCCAAGGAGTCTACCTTATAAATCAACTCATTGATCACAGCGTAGTTGGTCCTATTGAGCTTGCGTAATTTATCGATTTCCAAATAGAGAGGATTCTTATTTTTCTTGATCCTGCGCTTCCTATCGAGCCAATCGGTCGCTTTTTCTTCCTGAGTATCCTGCTGAACCATATCTTCAGTAAGCTTAGGAATAAAATTATAGGCTACCGATATTTCGTGTGTAATCCCAAAGTTTTCGATATCCTGGGAAAAACCTTTTTCAAAATTATAGCCGAGTGAAAGTCTTTTATTGATGTTAAATCCGGCGCCGGCCGAACCACCGTAAAAACTATCGTATCCCGCTTGAAGCCAACCAACTTTGGGTAAGTCGAGGATAACACCCCCGCCAAAGACCAGTTCCTCTTCCCCTACTTTTCTCAAACGTGCTATGGGCATAATCCTTCCATCTGCAAATACACCTCCGGCGTATTCAAAGTTTCGAGTGTACTGCAGGTGAGCTGAAAAAGATTTCTCACCAAAGGTGGTAAGCGCCTCTCCTGATTTAAGATTAAAATCAAAAAGGTTTTCGGCAAATACCCCAACATCAAAACTTCCAAACGAAATATTGAGTCCCGGTTGGAATGCGATGATAGAATTTTCACTAAAGGAGGCCAAGAGCGGATCGTCCTCATTGGTTACCGCCCTGCTTTCATCAAAGCTGCTGCGGTAATAGGGAATGTTAAAGCCAAAAGTAAGATTACTCTTTGGTGATAGTCTCACTCCGTAGGCATAATTGGTGAGCAGGCCTATATTGGAGACCAGTCCTTCCTGCTGGTTGTAAACACTTATACCAAGTCCCGTACGGTCGTTTATCCTCCCGCTGTAACTCAGAAAGTAATTCTGAAAGTTATCCTGGAAGTAAGCAGACTGACTTCGGTGAAAGAAATTGATATATGACTTGTCTTCCCGTACCGTCGAAAATGTAGGGTTGATCAAAAATCGATTAAATTTTAAGAGGTTTTGAAAAGGTACGTTATAGGAAACGTAAGGAGTTTCTTCCTGGCTAAAAAGGTGTCCCGAAAATGAAAGACTCAACATAATCAATGCCCAAAACCTAAAATGGACAACACTAACAGAATCCTTGAAAATAGATAGATTATTGCAGAACATGGCACAAGTATTATCTGCACTAAATCAAAGCTCCTTTCACAAGGTGGGAACACCTTTAGCCAAGAATAAAAAACTAAAATTAAGAAGGAGTAATAATTAGTACATAGGTTAAAATTTTCGTAAGATTTGGATTACTAAGTTGAAGAACAGTCGATAACTAGGCAACTTTTTTCGGTCAAATGCAGGCCATTGATCAATAATTCGACGAATGACTGTCTAAATGTTAAAGAAAGAGGTTACTCGTCGAAAGAAGGACAAAATTTTTCTTGAAATACCCCTGTTATTTTTTCATAGGTCTTTGTGAACGCCCTGAAACAGGGACATTGACATTTTTAGGCTAAAAAGGCATACATTTAGCATGACTGTCAAATTTTATAGTTAAACAATGGAAAATATCTCTATCAGTTCTCTAAAACCACGTATGTCTTTTTGGCAAATCTGGAATATGAGCTTTGGTTTTTTAGGGATCCAATTTGGGTTTGCCTTGCAAAATGCCAATGTCAGCAGAATATTCGAAACCCTGGGTGCCTCAAAAGATGAACTTCCCATCCTCTGGCTTGCTGCTCCGGTTACCGGTTTATTAGTTCAACCTATTATTGGATATTACAGTGACCGTACCTGGCACAGAAAGTGGGGAAGAAGAAGGCCCTTTTTTGCTGTCGGTGCGATACTGGCAACCCTGGCACTGTTTCTCATGCCCAATTCCACGGCCCTTTGGATGGCTGTAATCATGTTGTGGCTCCTTGATGCTTCCATTAATATAAGTATGGAACCATTCAGGGCATTTGTGGGAGATATGCTGCCTAACGAACAACGCACCAGCGGCTTTGCCATGCAGAGCTTTTTTATTGGCCTCGGCGCCATAATTGCTTCTGCTTTGCCGTGGGTCTTCACAAATTGGTTTGGTATTAGCAATATTTCTCCTGAAGGGGGTATCCCGGATTCAGTAAAATGGTCATTTTACATAGGTGGTATCGCCTACTTTTCCGCAGTTATGTGGACCGTGTTCAACACAAAAGAATATCCCCCTGATGATATTGAACAACTAAAGGCAGAAAATGCCAGTAAAGGTATTTTTGGCGGACTAGCGGAGTCATTCGTTGGTATTTTTAAAATGCCAAGGACCATGGTACAACTAGCTTTTGTGCAATTTTTCTCCTGGTTCTCTTTATTTGCCATGTGGATTTATACCACCTCAGCAGTAACCAGTCATGTCTATGGAACATCCGACACCAGTTCGGCCTTGTACAATGAAGGAG
This DNA window, taken from Muriicola soli, encodes the following:
- a CDS encoding PorP/SprF family type IX secretion system membrane protein — translated: MFCNNLSIFKDSVSVVHFRFWALIMLSLSFSGHLFSQEETPYVSYNVPFQNLLKFNRFLINPTFSTVREDKSYINFFHRSQSAYFQDNFQNYFLSYSGRINDRTGLGISVYNQQEGLVSNIGLLTNYAYGVRLSPKSNLTFGFNIPYYRSSFDESRAVTNEDDPLLASFSENSIIAFQPGLNISFGSFDVGVFAENLFDFNLKSGEALTTFGEKSFSAHLQYTRNFEYAGGVFADGRIMPIARLRKVGEEELVFGGGVILDLPKVGWLQAGYDSFYGGSAGAGFNINKRLSLGYNFEKGFSQDIENFGITHEISVAYNFIPKLTEDMVQQDTQEEKATDWLDRKRRIKKNKNPLYLEIDKLRKLNRTNYAVINELIYKVDSLETHINSEMERRFELAVRNTRRELDEMKDAMGYEKPALVAQNDTNSGPVRLTESVRMQMDRNLDSLKRLSQMSLIPNQKVDETILLENLVGVPEGHYVIANVFETQEYLELFLAELEKKGIEAGYFTNPINGLNYVYLAHYEDNNEDLEEIKTDFRSKYGNELWIMSVQKASNSRMATLNFDD
- a CDS encoding MFS transporter, with product MSFGFLGIQFGFALQNANVSRIFETLGASKDELPILWLAAPVTGLLVQPIIGYYSDRTWHRKWGRRRPFFAVGAILATLALFLMPNSTALWMAVIMLWLLDASINISMEPFRAFVGDMLPNEQRTSGFAMQSFFIGLGAIIASALPWVFTNWFGISNISPEGGIPDSVKWSFYIGGIAYFSAVMWTVFNTKEYPPDDIEQLKAENASKGIFGGLAESFVGIFKMPRTMVQLAFVQFFSWFSLFAMWIYTTSAVTSHVYGTSDTSSALYNEGANWVGICFAIYNGIAALVAFLLPVIAKKVSRRITHLLALVCGGFSLLSIYFITDPNMLLVAMIGVGIAWASILSMPYAMLSSILPAKKMGYYMGVFNFFIVIPQIVAAGILGFLLKTFFGNVSIYALIIGGVAMIIAGLLCLIVEDKDVAVNMTLKDSD